Proteins encoded together in one Planctomycetia bacterium window:
- a CDS encoding saccharopine dehydrogenase NADP-binding domain-containing protein, whose translation MSDWLLYGANGYTAKLIAREAKACGMRPILAGRNRRTIDALARELDCESRIFNLDDAAALTTNLRGIQVVLNCAGPFVRTSPPLIAACIKAKVSYLDITGEIDAIEHAATCRDAARAAGVSIIPSVGFDVVPTDCLAAMLKAEMPDATHLALAFTGSGTLSPGTAKTALESLPHGGRARIAGRIEAVPAGWKTRTIPFPGGPKRATTIAWGDVASAYYSTGIPNIETYTVLGKHAGKRMRLLAPLLKFPPLLALGRWFIDRMIKGPSADELANGRSEIWGEVTNEAGRTHTATLTTPNGYRLTVLTSLAAVERILKGNIATGFQTPSRAFGKDFVLAISGVRLGE comes from the coding sequence ATGAGCGACTGGCTGCTATACGGTGCCAACGGCTACACGGCAAAGCTGATCGCGCGCGAGGCGAAGGCCTGTGGGATGCGGCCGATTCTCGCCGGCCGAAATCGGCGGACGATCGACGCGCTCGCCCGCGAGCTTGATTGCGAGTCTCGCATCTTCAACCTCGACGATGCCGCGGCGCTCACGACGAACCTGCGCGGCATTCAAGTCGTGCTTAATTGCGCCGGCCCCTTCGTGCGCACTTCGCCCCCCCTGATCGCCGCGTGCATTAAGGCCAAGGTTTCTTATCTCGACATCACGGGCGAGATCGACGCGATCGAACATGCGGCGACATGCCGCGACGCGGCCCGTGCGGCCGGCGTTTCGATCATTCCCTCGGTCGGGTTCGACGTCGTGCCGACCGATTGCTTGGCTGCGATGCTCAAAGCCGAAATGCCCGACGCCACGCACCTCGCACTCGCCTTTACCGGCAGCGGCACGCTCTCGCCGGGCACCGCCAAGACGGCGCTCGAAAGCCTGCCGCACGGCGGCCGGGCACGCATCGCCGGCCGGATCGAAGCAGTTCCGGCCGGTTGGAAGACCCGCACGATTCCCTTTCCCGGCGGCCCGAAACGCGCGACGACGATCGCTTGGGGGGACGTTGCCAGCGCCTACTATTCGACCGGCATTCCCAACATCGAAACCTACACGGTGCTCGGCAAACACGCCGGCAAGCGCATGCGCCTGCTCGCGCCGCTCTTGAAGTTCCCGCCGCTGCTCGCACTCGGTCGCTGGTTCATCGACCGCATGATCAAAGGCCCAAGTGCCGATGAACTAGCGAACGGCCGCAGCGAAATCTGGGGCGAAGTCACAAACGAGGCCGGCCGAACGCACACCGCCACGCTCACAACTCCCAACGGCTACCGCCTCACCGTGCTCACGAGCCTCGCGGCGGTTGAGCGAATACTAAAAGGCAATATCGCAACCGGCTTTCAAACGCCGAGCCGAGCGTTCGGAAAAGATTTCGTGTTGGCGATTTCAGGTGTTCGCTTAGGTGAATAG
- a CDS encoding DUF5615 family PIN-like protein, whose product MKIVADESVDRPIVEHARAMGHEIIYISEVSPGVSDDVVLEKAVTEKSPLMTSDKDFGELVYRLRRVHFGIILLRLSGLSAALKSACVTESLRLTHLEWTKSFVTISPGGTRVRLIQ is encoded by the coding sequence ATGAAAATCGTTGCCGATGAAAGCGTCGACCGTCCGATCGTCGAGCATGCCCGCGCAATGGGGCACGAGATAATCTACATCTCGGAAGTGTCGCCTGGTGTCTCCGACGATGTGGTTCTTGAAAAAGCGGTTACGGAAAAGTCACCGCTGATGACTTCCGATAAGGATTTCGGCGAGTTGGTTTATCGTTTGAGACGTGTTCACTTCGGCATCATACTGCTGCGATTGAGCGGTCTGAGCGCCGCTTTGAAGTCAGCTTGCGTTACCGAGTCGCTACGATTGACCCATCTCGAATGGACCAAATCGTTCGTTACCATTTCGCCCGGTGGAACTCGAGTTCGATTGATCCAATAG
- a CDS encoding DUF433 domain-containing protein, translating into MSTAYRQWITSEPSVMFGKPVVVGTRITVELILERMAAGETIDQILGAFPNVSREAVLAALAFAADSMKSEVVHATSVAK; encoded by the coding sequence ATGTCGACCGCCTATCGGCAATGGATTACTTCCGAACCAAGTGTGATGTTCGGTAAACCGGTTGTCGTCGGAACACGTATTACCGTCGAACTAATCTTGGAGCGCATGGCCGCCGGCGAAACGATCGACCAAATCCTCGGCGCCTTCCCGAACGTCTCGCGAGAGGCCGTTTTAGCTGCCCTGGCCTTCGCGGCGGATTCGATGAAGTCCGAAGTCGTACATGCTACCTCAGTGGCGAAATGA
- the xylA gene encoding xylose isomerase, which produces MAAFADISKIKYEGPQSKNPLAFRHYDATAKVEGKTMFDHLRFGVAYWHTFRGTGSDPFGPGTMLRPWEGPVDNVENACNRARVAFEFMEKLGAGFYCFHDRDVAPEGKTLAESNKNLDAVVKTLKEEQGRSGIKLLWGTANLFSNPRYMHGAATSSNADAFAYAAAQVKKAIEVTKELGGENYVFWGGREGYQCIFNTDMKREIDHLAKFMHMAVDYAKQIGFTGQFLFEPKPKEPTKHQYDYDVAACVNFLRAYGLEKHVKMNIETNHATLAGHSMMHELEYAGMQGMLGSIDANTGDLLLGWDTDQFPTDVYLTTQCMLSILKYGGISPGGVNFDAKVRRESFEPVDLFYAHIGGMDAFAHGLKIAAAIRADGKLEKMLQERYATWDTGVGAEIEGGKASFASLEKYMLDKGEITANRSGRQELIENTINMYL; this is translated from the coding sequence ATGGCCGCTTTCGCCGATATCTCTAAGATCAAATACGAAGGTCCGCAGTCGAAGAATCCGCTGGCGTTTCGACACTACGACGCTACAGCCAAGGTCGAAGGCAAAACGATGTTCGACCATCTGCGGTTCGGCGTCGCTTACTGGCACACGTTTCGCGGGACGGGTAGCGATCCGTTCGGTCCCGGCACGATGCTCCGTCCGTGGGAAGGTCCGGTCGACAACGTCGAGAACGCCTGCAATCGGGCTCGCGTCGCGTTTGAGTTTATGGAGAAGCTCGGTGCCGGTTTCTATTGCTTCCACGATCGGGACGTCGCACCCGAAGGAAAAACGCTCGCCGAGAGCAATAAGAATCTCGACGCCGTCGTGAAGACGTTGAAGGAAGAGCAAGGCCGGAGTGGCATCAAGCTGCTCTGGGGCACGGCCAACCTCTTCAGCAACCCACGCTATATGCACGGAGCGGCGACCAGCTCCAATGCCGATGCGTTTGCTTACGCCGCCGCGCAGGTGAAGAAGGCCATCGAGGTAACGAAGGAGCTCGGCGGCGAGAACTATGTGTTCTGGGGCGGTCGTGAAGGTTATCAGTGCATCTTCAACACCGACATGAAGCGCGAGATCGATCATCTCGCGAAGTTCATGCACATGGCGGTCGACTATGCGAAGCAGATCGGCTTCACCGGCCAGTTCCTCTTCGAGCCGAAGCCGAAGGAGCCGACCAAGCATCAATACGATTACGACGTTGCCGCTTGCGTGAACTTCCTCCGTGCCTACGGCTTGGAGAAGCACGTGAAGATGAATATCGAAACGAACCATGCCACGCTCGCCGGCCACTCGATGATGCACGAGCTCGAATACGCGGGCATGCAAGGAATGCTCGGTTCGATCGACGCCAACACCGGCGACTTGCTCCTCGGTTGGGATACCGACCAGTTCCCGACCGACGTCTACCTGACGACGCAGTGCATGCTCTCGATCTTGAAGTACGGCGGCATCTCCCCGGGCGGCGTGAACTTCGACGCTAAGGTGCGCCGCGAAAGCTTCGAGCCGGTTGATTTGTTCTATGCCCACATCGGCGGCATGGACGCTTTCGCGCACGGCCTGAAGATCGCCGCGGCGATTCGCGCCGACGGCAAGCTCGAGAAGATGTTACAAGAGCGTTACGCCACGTGGGACACCGGAGTCGGCGCCGAAATCGAAGGGGGCAAAGCCTCGTTCGCCTCACTCGAAAAATACATGCTCGACAAGGGCGAAATCACCGCCAACCGCAGCGGCCGACAAGAATTGATCGAGAATACGATCAATATGTATTTGTAG